The genomic interval ATCATTCAAAATGCACAAATTATTCAAAAAATTGCTGATCGTATTGGTACGAGTGCTATTTTGCGCTACGAGAGTAACCACTACCTGCACATCGAGACGAAATACGCTTCCTTGCTTCTTAAAGATGAAGATTTTCAGCCCTACCGCTATGATCTGATTAAAGTCATTTTTGGTGTTGTTTTTGCCATTATTATCATCGCGTACATTCTCACCATCCGTAAACTAAAGCCTCTTCGTAAACTCAAACGCCAAATGGACCGTTTTGCAAAAGGTGATCTTGATATCAACTGTAAAACCGATGGGGAAGATGAAATTTCTCAAGTCGCCAATGCTTTTCACAATGCCGTTGAACAGATCAATAAACTCAACCACTCCAGACAGCTTTTTTTACGCAACATTATGCATGAGCTCAAAACACCGATTACCAAAGGGCGCATTAGTGCGGAGATGCTTGAAAGTGGGAAACAACGTGAGCGACTGATTGGTACGTTTGAGAAACTTGAACTTCTGATTAACGAATTTGCCTCCATTGAGCAGATCACCTCAGGTGAAGGACTTAAAAACATTAAACCGTATCGTCTGGTGGATATGCTCGATGAGGCAATTGATCTTGCGATGATCTCGCCTTCACAGATTGAGATCGAATTGGATGATGAAATCATTTTACATGTAGACTTTAGACTCTTCACGACTGCGATGAAAAATGTGATCGATAATGGGATAAAATACTCCATTGACCAAACCATTAAAATTGTTGCGACCAAAGAAGCTATTGCTTTCATCAGCCAAGGAAAACCCCTAAAATACGATCTTGAGCACTATTTAGAGCCTTTTGTTCAAGAAAAAAACTCTCATCAAAGTTTTGGTTTAGGGCTTTATATTGTCTATCACATTATCAAAGCCCATCATCTTAGCTTTACTTACGAACACAAAGAGGGATATAATTATTTCAATTTTGAAAAAATTGAAACGTTAGCATAGATTTTACAGTACAATTAAACACACAGTAGGAATATAAAGGAGTTTTTATGTCTGGTATCACTTTTTCAAAAATCAATCTTTCCCATCTTATTGATCACCATATCGCACTATTAGAGCGCTTTGGTATTAAAGACGAAGTTCCTTTTTCACTTATCTTTTTTTCCTTGGAAGAGCGTAAAGAGATCGATAGTTTAGAGATGTTCCAACGCATTCTTCGAAGAACTGATGCTATTTTTAACCACAGTAACCACTACGTTGTTATGCTGACAGGAACGGATTGGAATGGTGCTACAGAAGTGCTCTCAGGGATTCAAAACTTCTTAGATCAAGAACCTTTTGATAACGTTGTCACCTACCCAGAAGATGGTGCTGATGCCAAAGCACTTTTACACAGACTCCGTGATTTAGTGGAAACAAACTGCAATATTAAAACCGATCTTTTAAAGTAGGCTTTTTAAGCCTACTTCCTACTCATTTCGAAGGGTATCTAAAACGTTAATTTGCGTCGCTTTATAGGCAGGATAATACGAAGAGAGTGCTACAATCACGCTGGTTCCAACCACCGTTAAAACAAAATCCAGCATAGAGAGATCCAGAGGCAAGCGTGCTGTGCCATAGACATCTGCAGGCAGAGAGATAATGTCAAATGAACCTAAAACAAAAAGGGCTAAAGAGCCTAAAAGAATGCCAAACACCATTCCCCCTCCCCCAATGACTAACCCAAGGTAAAAGAAGGTATTTTTTATCTCTTTCTTATATGCTCCAAGGGAGAGTAAAAGAGCGATTTCTTTACGCCTGTTCATTACCGTCATCAAAAGAGAACTGATGATGTTTAAGGATGCGATCAAAATAATCAGCATTAACACAATAAAAAGTGCGCGCTTTTCAAGGGCAAGGGCTGCAAAAAAGTTACCATTCATCTGCCACCAACCGACAATACCTAAATCATCAGGAAGCACTTTACGGATTTTTTCAATGTCTACTAAAGGATTATCCGAATAGATATGAACACCATCAAAATGTCCCTCATCGTACTGCATCACTTGCGCCAAGGATTCCAGCGTAGTGTACATGTAAGCTTTATCATACGCCATCAACCCTGAACGAAAAGAGCCTTGATAGTTAAAGCGTTTCATCTTCGGAATGAGGCTCATGCCACCTGGATCGTTTTTTGTGAAAATAAGTGTTGCTTTTTCGTCAGGTGAAAATTGGTGGGTTTTAGCGATCTCACTGCCCGTAATGAGGTCGTATTTATCCAGTGTTTTACCCTGAATCGCCTCAGCAACAATGGAATTAATCTTCGCTTCTTGCTCAAAATGGACTCCAAAGAGCATTCCACCTTCTAAACGATTGCCTTTTTTAATAATCACTTGCGTCGAAATATAGGGGCTAAAAAGAAGTTTGGGAAATTGCTCTTTGAGCGTATTGAGTTGCGCTTGATCCACAGGCGAAAAACTACGCGAATAGATGGAGAGTGGATAATTCATCGTAAAGAGTTTCTTTTCAAACTCCTTATCAAATCCATTCATAATCGCCATGGCAACCATCAAAACAGTCAGTCCAATCGCCACACCAAAAAATGCTAAAAGCGAAATAACGGTAATAAAAGGTTGTGACTTGTCAAATCGCAAATACTTTTTGACAAGGTAGAGACTCAGATTTTTTTGCACCCTATTCCCTTACGC from Sulfurospirillum multivorans DSM 12446 carries:
- a CDS encoding ArsS family sensor histidine kinase, whose amino-acid sequence is MTKSSIFYSITFIFSISIVSIFLALLFLLEYDKQMYTEKLNIKYSIISRATLFHLNNFITNDELKRQVQGYQMREITDKEDKEQIIQNAQIIQKIADRIGTSAILRYESNHYLHIETKYASLLLKDEDFQPYRYDLIKVIFGVVFAIIIIAYILTIRKLKPLRKLKRQMDRFAKGDLDINCKTDGEDEISQVANAFHNAVEQINKLNHSRQLFLRNIMHELKTPITKGRISAEMLESGKQRERLIGTFEKLELLINEFASIEQITSGEGLKNIKPYRLVDMLDEAIDLAMISPSQIEIELDDEIILHVDFRLFTTAMKNVIDNGIKYSIDQTIKIVATKEAIAFISQGKPLKYDLEHYLEPFVQEKNSHQSFGLGLYIVYHIIKAHHLSFTYEHKEGYNYFNFEKIETLA
- a CDS encoding ABC transporter permease, which gives rise to MQKNLSLYLVKKYLRFDKSQPFITVISLLAFFGVAIGLTVLMVAMAIMNGFDKEFEKKLFTMNYPLSIYSRSFSPVDQAQLNTLKEQFPKLLFSPYISTQVIIKKGNRLEGGMLFGVHFEQEAKINSIVAEAIQGKTLDKYDLITGSEIAKTHQFSPDEKATLIFTKNDPGGMSLIPKMKRFNYQGSFRSGLMAYDKAYMYTTLESLAQVMQYDEGHFDGVHIYSDNPLVDIEKIRKVLPDDLGIVGWWQMNGNFFAALALEKRALFIVLMLIILIASLNIISSLLMTVMNRRKEIALLLSLGAYKKEIKNTFFYLGLVIGGGGMVFGILLGSLALFVLGSFDIISLPADVYGTARLPLDLSMLDFVLTVVGTSVIVALSSYYPAYKATQINVLDTLRNE